A section of the bacterium genome encodes:
- a CDS encoding LacI family DNA-binding transcriptional regulator produces the protein MITLKDIAEAAHCSAATVSKALNGRPDVAEATRQRVLAIAKEHNFHPNALGKALKKKITENVGVIFCREQLPLSLNPFYSRVLEGIEAELAVSNYSLVLHLLPESQTAAIPKMIREHQVDGLILIGVLQQNFIDQLASLAIPTVLVDPKITSNTFCQVLIDNEHGAFQAVQFLIDHGHRRIGFISGDLERLSFRQRFEGYCKALEFARFPLCEELVRTGGLEKGYDHVSALLDLPEPPTAIFAANDINAIYGYKAITDHDLRVPDDLSIIGFDDIELGKMISPPLTTVRVYKEQMGSIAVRTLLKVLNHEINEPVTTLVPTRLIERESVAISLTA, from the coding sequence ATGATCACGCTCAAAGACATTGCAGAAGCCGCTCACTGTTCGGCTGCAACCGTCTCCAAGGCCCTCAACGGCCGCCCCGATGTCGCAGAGGCCACCCGTCAGCGCGTTCTCGCCATCGCCAAAGAACACAATTTCCACCCCAACGCCCTCGGCAAAGCCCTCAAGAAAAAAATTACTGAAAACGTCGGCGTGATCTTTTGCCGCGAGCAGCTGCCGCTTTCCCTGAATCCCTTCTATTCGCGCGTGCTTGAAGGCATCGAGGCCGAACTGGCCGTCAGCAATTACAGCCTCGTCCTGCATCTGCTCCCGGAAAGCCAGACCGCCGCCATCCCCAAGATGATCCGCGAACACCAGGTCGACGGTCTCATCCTCATCGGGGTTCTGCAGCAGAATTTTATCGATCAGCTCGCCTCTCTGGCTATCCCCACCGTGCTGGTCGATCCCAAAATCACCAGTAATACCTTTTGCCAGGTGCTGATCGATAACGAACACGGCGCGTTCCAGGCGGTCCAGTTCCTCATCGACCATGGCCACCGCCGCATCGGCTTTATCTCCGGAGATCTCGAACGCCTCAGCTTCCGGCAGCGCTTCGAGGGCTATTGCAAGGCCCTGGAATTCGCCCGTTTTCCCCTCTGCGAAGAGCTGGTTCGCACCGGCGGACTGGAAAAGGGCTATGATCATGTCAGCGCCCTGCTGGATCTCCCCGAGCCGCCGACCGCCATCTTCGCTGCTAATGATATTAATGCGATTTATGGTTACAAAGCCATAACCGATCACGATCTTCGCGTCCCGGACGATCTCTCGATTATCGGCTTTGACGATATTGAACTGGGCAAGATGATCTCGCCGCCGCTCACCACCGTCCGCGTCTATAAGGAACAGATGGGCTCGATCGCTGTGCGGACGCTCCTCAAGGTCTTGAACCATGAAATCAACGAGCCGGTAACCACCCTGGTGCCTACCCGGCTCATCGAACGGGAAT
- a CDS encoding glycoside hydrolase family 127 protein: protein MKPAPLLIAVLLAFSTGAEAKQAHYPVNRPPLREKPYLELPLGAIHPMGWLQEQLEIMRDGMTGHLDVLYSSVVGPRNGWLGGDGDGWERGPYWIDGLLPLAWILGDSSLMAKARLWIEWSLRNQQPDGYFGPLPLQDPAPEPGLQKGDREDWWPKMVMLKVLMQYYDATGDARVLTLMDRYFRFQLAQLPKTPLDHWTIWANRRGGDNLQAVYWLYNRTGAAYLLHLADLLAAQTFPWTQVFLNDQPADFYTAFPGGSPWIYDQIRYPWKTAEIAALSLRGLRGFHCVNLAQGIKQPVIYYQQHPEQTYLEAVHRAFADIRAFHGQVQGMYGADEPMHGNAPTQGIELCAIVEMMYSLECMLPITADPAFADHLERLAYNALPAQITDDFSARQYFQCANQVMATRARHNFYEDAHHGGTDLCFGLLTGYPCCTCNLHQGWPKLVQNLWYATIDGGAAALVYGPSRVELSVGAGEKARISEETTYPFSDCIRFRFVLDKQARFPFVLRVPGWCDSARIEINGRQEAAPQPGTILRLVRKWHSGDVVELHLPMVVKISRWADGAVGIERGPLVYGLRIGEVWKRVENRDKWGDYWEVYPRDPWNWGLLEAAVLNPAVGFAVVERESTGLQPWSLETAPVELHTRGKRIPEWQLYGEMAGPMPWSPQLHLQHAPAEPLVLIPYGCTTLRVSEFPVVR, encoded by the coding sequence ATGAAACCGGCGCCGCTCCTGATCGCTGTTCTCCTCGCCTTCTCCACCGGGGCGGAGGCGAAGCAAGCCCATTATCCCGTCAACCGCCCGCCTCTCCGGGAAAAACCCTACCTGGAACTCCCGCTGGGCGCCATCCATCCCATGGGCTGGCTGCAAGAGCAACTCGAAATTATGCGGGATGGCATGACGGGCCACCTTGATGTGCTCTACAGCAGCGTGGTCGGGCCGCGCAATGGCTGGTTGGGCGGGGATGGCGATGGCTGGGAGCGCGGTCCGTACTGGATCGATGGATTGCTCCCGCTCGCCTGGATCCTCGGAGATTCCAGCCTGATGGCGAAAGCCCGGCTCTGGATCGAATGGTCGCTCCGGAATCAGCAGCCGGACGGCTATTTCGGCCCGCTGCCGCTGCAGGATCCGGCGCCTGAACCGGGGCTGCAGAAGGGAGACCGCGAGGACTGGTGGCCCAAGATGGTGATGCTCAAGGTGCTGATGCAGTATTACGACGCCACTGGCGACGCCCGTGTCCTGACCTTGATGGACCGTTATTTTCGCTTCCAACTGGCTCAACTGCCCAAGACGCCCCTTGATCACTGGACCATCTGGGCCAATCGACGCGGCGGCGACAACCTGCAGGCGGTCTACTGGCTCTACAACCGCACGGGCGCGGCCTATCTGCTGCACTTGGCCGACCTCCTCGCTGCGCAGACCTTCCCATGGACCCAGGTTTTTCTCAACGACCAGCCCGCCGATTTTTATACCGCTTTTCCCGGTGGAAGCCCCTGGATTTACGATCAGATCCGCTATCCCTGGAAAACGGCCGAGATCGCGGCGCTCTCGCTGCGCGGCTTGCGCGGTTTTCACTGCGTCAATCTCGCCCAGGGCATCAAGCAGCCCGTGATCTATTACCAGCAGCATCCGGAGCAAACCTATCTGGAAGCGGTGCATCGCGCCTTTGCGGACATCCGGGCCTTCCATGGTCAGGTGCAAGGGATGTACGGCGCGGATGAGCCGATGCACGGCAATGCCCCCACCCAGGGCATCGAACTGTGTGCGATCGTCGAAATGATGTATTCCCTCGAGTGCATGCTGCCGATAACCGCTGACCCTGCCTTCGCTGATCATCTGGAACGCCTGGCCTACAATGCCCTGCCCGCACAAATCACAGATGATTTCAGCGCCCGGCAGTATTTCCAGTGTGCCAATCAGGTGATGGCCACCCGCGCCCGTCATAACTTTTATGAGGATGCCCATCATGGCGGCACGGACCTCTGCTTCGGCCTTCTGACTGGCTATCCTTGTTGCACCTGTAACCTCCATCAAGGATGGCCGAAACTGGTGCAGAATTTGTGGTATGCCACGATCGACGGCGGCGCGGCTGCACTCGTCTACGGGCCCAGTCGCGTTGAGCTGAGCGTGGGGGCGGGGGAGAAAGCCCGGATCAGCGAAGAGACAACCTATCCCTTCAGCGATTGCATTCGTTTCCGGTTCGTTTTAGACAAACAAGCCAGGTTTCCCTTTGTGCTGCGGGTTCCCGGCTGGTGCGATTCGGCGCGAATCGAGATCAACGGGCGTCAAGAGGCGGCGCCGCAACCCGGTACGATTCTGCGCCTGGTGCGGAAATGGCATTCCGGGGATGTCGTGGAGTTGCACCTGCCGATGGTGGTGAAGATCAGCCGGTGGGCCGACGGTGCTGTAGGGATTGAGCGCGGGCCGTTGGTCTATGGACTGCGGATCGGCGAGGTCTGGAAACGGGTTGAAAATCGGGATAAATGGGGCGACTACTGGGAGGTTTATCCGCGCGATCCCTGGAATTGGGGACTGCTGGAGGCCGCGGTGCTCAACCCGGCGGTGGGATTTGCTGTTGTGGAGCGGGAAAGCACCGGTTTGCAGCCTTGGTCGCTGGAGACCGCGCCTGTCGAACTGCACACCCGAGGTAAGCGAATTCCTGAGTGGCAGCTCTATGGGGAGATGGCTGGTCCGATGCCCTGGAGCCCGCAACTTCATCTCCAGCATGCACCGGCCGAGCCGCTGGTATTAATTCCTTATGGCTGCACGACGCTGCGGGTCAGCGAGTTCCCGGTGGTGCGTTGA
- a CDS encoding FAD-binding and (Fe-S)-binding domain-containing protein, whose protein sequence is MLTGKYQQLYARLRPHFPASRLLHDDLNTLALGTDASFYRLLPQLAIRANSEDEIARILQECAALHLPVTFRAAGTSLSGQAVSDSVLVLIDQGWKEIHIEAQGARIRLQPGVLGCSANKALLPLGRKIGPDPASIDAAMIGGIAANNASGMCCGTAQNSYRTLAGLRLLLADGTRFDGLDPDAVTRFRRDQAGLLNRLLELRQQLLAKSLLADRVHAKFKMKNTCGYSLNALADFEDPVEILQHLMIGSEGTLGFLAEIAYHTVPEYRDKASSLIIFPDIGSACRAVSVLESAPVDAVEIMDRASLRSVEGKAGMPDYLADLPEAAAALLIESRAADADGLQHQIATIRSMLGGVSTLRPVTFTLDPTEYGKLWNIRKGLFPAVGAMRQTGTTVIIEDVAFPVPHLAEATLELQGLFRKHGYDDTILFGHALAGNLHFVFKQSFNLSDEVARYRRFMDEVCHMVVERYDGALKAEHGTGRNMAPYVGLEWGEEALAIMHGIKEVFDPSGILNPGVILNSDPEAHVKNLKPLPAAHPLIDKCIECGFCEPHCVANQLTLSARQRIVVYREIARLTSSGAEPHRLAQLRDGYGYFGNQTCATDGLCALACPVEIDTGKLIKELRHQKASRLANRTAAALAGHMTMVTALGRGGLALVHGVHRFFGTLLLGTTARLLRRLSGGRLPLWTPAMPTNSRPLSITSPLPREAADAAHPRVVYFPACITRTMGLAAGDGEETDLPHLTVTLLQKAGFEVIFPENLNALCCGMAFASKGYKEAGDAKAAELDEALWRASAEGQYPVLADMSPCLYRMKETLNPRLTLYEPIAFTLEHLAPRLEFHPLPETIMVHAVCSAKKMGLEAPLLELARLCAAEVVATDCNCCGFAGDRGFTFPELNEHGLRHLRSQVPAGCDEGFSTSRTCEIGLTTHSGIPFKSILYLVDRVTTPRRYPAGSGS, encoded by the coding sequence ATGCTCACCGGAAAATACCAACAGCTTTATGCCCGTCTGCGCCCCCATTTCCCCGCCAGCCGCCTGCTTCACGATGATCTTAACACCCTTGCGCTCGGCACCGACGCCAGTTTCTACCGTCTGCTGCCCCAACTGGCCATCCGTGCCAATTCGGAGGACGAAATCGCCCGCATTCTACAGGAATGCGCCGCCTTGCACCTGCCGGTGACCTTCCGCGCCGCCGGCACCAGTCTTTCGGGCCAGGCGGTTTCGGATTCGGTTCTGGTGCTCATCGATCAGGGCTGGAAAGAGATCCACATCGAGGCTCAGGGGGCGCGGATCCGGCTGCAGCCGGGGGTTCTCGGCTGCAGCGCCAACAAGGCTCTGCTGCCTCTTGGCCGCAAGATCGGCCCCGATCCCGCTTCGATCGATGCCGCGATGATCGGCGGCATCGCCGCCAATAACGCCAGCGGCATGTGCTGCGGCACGGCGCAGAACAGCTACCGCACTCTCGCCGGACTCCGGCTGCTGCTGGCCGACGGGACCCGTTTCGATGGCCTCGACCCCGATGCCGTCACACGCTTTCGCCGCGACCAGGCCGGGCTGCTCAACCGGCTGCTGGAGCTGCGGCAGCAGCTGCTCGCCAAGTCCCTTTTGGCGGACCGGGTGCACGCAAAATTCAAAATGAAGAATACCTGCGGCTACAGCCTCAACGCTTTGGCCGATTTCGAGGACCCGGTGGAGATCCTCCAGCATCTGATGATCGGCTCGGAGGGCACTCTCGGCTTCCTCGCTGAAATCGCCTACCATACAGTCCCCGAGTATCGCGACAAGGCCTCCAGTCTGATCATCTTCCCCGATATCGGGAGCGCTTGCCGGGCCGTCTCCGTTCTCGAATCGGCCCCCGTCGACGCTGTGGAGATCATGGATCGCGCCTCGCTGCGTTCGGTAGAGGGCAAGGCAGGCATGCCCGATTACCTGGCGGATCTGCCCGAGGCTGCAGCCGCTCTGCTCATCGAAAGCCGGGCCGCCGATGCCGACGGCTTGCAGCACCAGATCGCGACGATCCGGTCGATGCTGGGCGGAGTGTCTACGCTCAGACCGGTCACCTTCACCCTAGATCCGACCGAGTATGGCAAACTCTGGAACATCCGCAAGGGACTTTTCCCGGCGGTCGGGGCAATGCGCCAGACCGGCACCACGGTGATCATCGAGGATGTCGCCTTTCCGGTGCCGCATCTGGCCGAGGCCACCCTCGAACTGCAGGGGCTCTTCAGGAAACACGGCTATGATGACACCATCCTCTTCGGCCATGCTCTGGCGGGCAACCTCCATTTTGTCTTCAAACAAAGCTTCAACCTTTCCGATGAGGTAGCGCGGTACCGGCGCTTCATGGACGAGGTCTGCCACATGGTTGTGGAACGCTATGATGGCGCCCTCAAGGCCGAGCATGGCACCGGACGCAATATGGCGCCTTACGTCGGACTCGAATGGGGCGAGGAGGCGCTGGCCATCATGCATGGGATCAAGGAGGTGTTCGATCCATCGGGTATCTTGAATCCCGGTGTGATCCTCAACAGCGATCCCGAGGCCCATGTCAAAAACCTCAAACCCCTGCCCGCAGCGCACCCGCTCATCGACAAATGCATCGAATGCGGCTTTTGCGAGCCCCATTGCGTTGCTAACCAGCTCACCCTCTCCGCCCGGCAGCGGATTGTCGTCTACCGCGAGATCGCCCGGCTCACCAGTTCGGGAGCCGAGCCGCACCGGCTCGCACAACTGCGCGATGGCTACGGCTATTTTGGCAACCAGACCTGTGCCACCGACGGACTTTGCGCCCTCGCTTGCCCAGTCGAGATCGATACCGGCAAGTTGATCAAGGAACTGCGCCATCAGAAGGCCTCGCGTCTGGCCAACCGGACGGCGGCCGCCCTCGCCGGCCACATGACGATGGTCACCGCCTTGGGGCGAGGGGGGCTCGCTTTGGTCCATGGAGTGCACCGGTTTTTCGGCACGCTCCTGTTGGGCACCACGGCGCGCCTGTTGCGTCGGCTCTCCGGTGGTCGGCTGCCGCTCTGGACCCCGGCCATGCCCACGAACAGCCGGCCCCTTTCCATCACCTCGCCGCTGCCGCGGGAAGCCGCGGACGCGGCCCATCCCCGGGTGGTCTACTTTCCTGCCTGTATCACCCGCACTATGGGATTGGCGGCCGGTGACGGAGAGGAGACCGATTTGCCGCATCTGACGGTGACGTTGCTGCAAAAGGCCGGCTTTGAGGTGATCTTTCCCGAAAACCTCAACGCCCTTTGCTGCGGTATGGCTTTCGCCAGCAAAGGCTACAAGGAAGCGGGCGACGCCAAAGCGGCAGAGCTGGACGAGGCCCTATGGCGCGCCAGCGCCGAGGGCCAATACCCCGTGCTGGCGGACATGAGCCCCTGCCTCTACCGGATGAAGGAAACCCTTAATCCACGGCTGACCTTGTATGAACCCATCGCCTTCACCCTGGAGCACCTGGCGCCGCGCCTCGAGTTTCATCCTCTTCCCGAAACGATCATGGTCCACGCTGTTTGCAGCGCCAAAAAGATGGGACTGGAAGCGCCGCTTTTGGAGCTGGCGCGCCTGTGCGCTGCGGAAGTCGTGGCAACCGACTGCAACTGCTGCGGGTTTGCCGGCGACCGCGGCTTCACCTTCCCGGAGCTGAACGAACATGGTTTGCGCCACTTGCGCAGTCAGGTGCCTGCCGGTTGCGACGAGGGCTTCTCGACCAGTCGCACCTGCGAAATCGGCCTCACGACCCATAGTGGCATCCCCTTCAAATCGATTCTCTATCTGGTAGATCGCGTCACAACGCCGCGGCGGTATCCGGCAGGGAGCGGATCATGA
- a CDS encoding MaoC family dehydratase has product MLQEGDSVRHDYTVGREIMHDFGAAFTDWTLLHYDDDYARKVGFEETPVQGALISALIVKSIVRAFGDSTILRVHNIEFFKPVYPGSTITIELYVLSNLRNQIVTLRSRVYIGNTLHYQGMTKIRAFESI; this is encoded by the coding sequence ATGCTCCAGGAGGGCGATAGTGTCCGCCATGATTATACGGTTGGCCGCGAGATCATGCACGATTTCGGAGCGGCTTTTACCGACTGGACGCTGCTCCATTATGATGACGACTATGCGCGCAAAGTGGGTTTTGAAGAGACGCCTGTACAGGGCGCCCTGATCTCGGCCCTCATCGTCAAGTCGATTGTACGGGCCTTCGGCGATTCAACGATCCTGCGGGTGCACAATATCGAGTTCTTCAAACCGGTCTACCCCGGCAGCACCATCACCATCGAACTCTATGTGCTATCCAACCTGCGCAACCAGATCGTAACCCTGCGCTCCCGCGTCTATATCGGCAATACCCTCCACTATCAGGGAATGACCAAAATCAGGGCCTTCGAGTCGATTTAG
- a CDS encoding nitroreductase family protein has product MELVQAIEVRRTVRKFANTPVSADLLRELARRAGLAPRVNNAHFWKFIAVTQTRLIQDLAAAVHQRIAALFADTTRAAVLKTVDHFSTVFEGAPAVLFLAMQPYKAIADDLEIKGVDHEALNAMRRHPDLQSAGAAVQNILLSAAELGLGACWLSGMMVARPELEKLLHVQAPWELVTAVAVGKPETVPAARPHPSLEEIFTLIA; this is encoded by the coding sequence ATGGAACTCGTACAAGCCATTGAGGTGCGGCGGACGGTACGCAAATTCGCGAACACACCGGTCTCCGCCGATCTTTTACGGGAGCTGGCGCGGCGCGCCGGACTCGCCCCCCGTGTCAACAACGCCCATTTCTGGAAGTTCATCGCCGTCACCCAAACCCGTCTGATTCAGGATCTGGCCGCGGCGGTGCATCAGCGCATTGCAGCCCTGTTTGCGGATACGACACGGGCTGCAGTGCTCAAGACCGTGGACCATTTCTCGACCGTCTTTGAGGGCGCGCCTGCAGTTCTATTTTTAGCCATGCAGCCGTATAAAGCGATCGCCGATGACCTCGAAATCAAGGGAGTGGATCATGAGGCGCTCAATGCGATGCGACGTCATCCTGATCTCCAGAGCGCCGGTGCTGCGGTGCAGAATATCCTTCTCTCCGCCGCCGAGCTTGGACTTGGCGCCTGCTGGCTTTCCGGCATGATGGTGGCCCGCCCGGAATTGGAGAAGCTGCTACATGTGCAGGCGCCCTGGGAACTCGTCACCGCCGTGGCGGTGGGCAAGCCGGAGACGGTCCCCGCTGCCAGGCCGCATCCGTCTCTGGAGGAGATCTTTACTCTTATCGCCTAG
- a CDS encoding glycyl-radical enzyme activating protein produces MTDLLQTSGLVFNIMRFAVHDGPGIRTTVFLKGCPLACAWCHNPESISMEPELMLNPDRCIGCGACIEACRQGAIVYTRQGPITHRELCQACGACVEVCPAGGRARVGEVMSTGAVMEAVLADRVFYDQSGGGVTFSGGEPTYQSGFLQALLMASRMEELHTVVDTCGFAPWRFFDAIAPLTDLFLFDVKMIDPEKHRHWTGVSNRLILKNLERLDADGRPLSLRLPILPGINDDAVDMEKLMRWLARLRHVRQLHLLPYHPIGNGKYYRLGRNEPLQGLQPPSQERLTELAAQLAQIIETVTIGG; encoded by the coding sequence ATGACGGATCTCTTGCAGACCAGCGGGCTGGTTTTTAATATAATGCGGTTCGCTGTGCATGACGGGCCGGGTATTCGCACCACGGTCTTTTTGAAAGGCTGTCCCCTGGCGTGCGCCTGGTGCCATAATCCCGAATCGATCAGCATGGAGCCGGAATTAATGCTCAATCCGGATCGCTGCATCGGTTGCGGTGCCTGCATCGAGGCTTGTCGCCAGGGGGCCATCGTGTACACCCGGCAAGGCCCGATCACGCATCGAGAGCTGTGCCAGGCTTGCGGAGCATGCGTGGAGGTCTGCCCTGCGGGAGGCCGCGCGCGGGTGGGCGAGGTCATGAGCACCGGTGCGGTGATGGAAGCAGTGCTGGCGGACCGCGTCTTTTACGACCAGTCCGGCGGCGGTGTCACCTTCTCAGGTGGCGAGCCAACCTATCAATCGGGATTTTTACAGGCCTTGCTCATGGCGAGCAGGATGGAGGAATTGCACACGGTGGTTGACACCTGCGGGTTTGCGCCCTGGCGGTTCTTCGATGCCATCGCGCCGCTGACCGATCTTTTTCTCTTCGATGTAAAGATGATCGATCCAGAAAAACACCGGCACTGGACCGGCGTCTCCAATCGCCTCATCCTCAAGAACCTTGAGCGCCTCGACGCCGATGGCCGGCCCCTCAGCCTGCGGCTGCCCATCCTGCCTGGCATCAACGACGATGCCGTTGATATGGAAAAACTGATGCGCTGGCTGGCGAGGCTGCGCCATGTCCGCCAGCTTCATCTCCTCCCCTATCATCCGATCGGGAATGGAAAATACTACCGTCTGGGACGAAATGAGCCACTGCAAGGGTTGCAGCCGCCCAGCCAGGAGCGCCTCACCGAGTTGGCCGCGCAGCTGGCGCAGATCATCGAAACCGTAACCATCGGCGGCTGA
- a CDS encoding glycyl radical protein, producing the protein MNDRVRRLREASMQATPSLSTERAEIVTRVYSEAGLLSAPMLRARIFEAIMAEKTICINPGELIVGERGPAPKATSTFPEICCHSLEDLEILNSREKVFFKVDAATRERYRDTFIPFWRGKTLREKILANMSEEWKEAYAAGVFTEFMEQRGPGHTVLDDKIYHRGMNDFIAIIDARLAGLDYIQDPTAYDQAEELRAMRLCAQSIITLAQRHADRAEALAGEEIDPQRRAELQQIAAICRRVPAEKPRTFHEALQYYWFVHLGVITEINPWDAFNPGRLDQHLYPFYQREMAAGSLTREAARELLQCFWVKFNNQPAPPKVGVTAAESSTYTDFANINSGGLRADGSDGVNELSYLILEVIDEMRLVQPSSNIQLSRKNPDAFLKHALRIVRKGWGQPSLFNADTVVEELLRQGKSVEDARQGGTSGCVETGAFGKEAYILTGYFNIPKILELTLHDGFDPRTQRQLGPHSGDPASWNSFEDLMAAFEQQMAHFIGIKLTGNAIIERLYALHMPVPFLSILIDDCIARGKDYNAGGARYNTSYIQGVGIGTISDSLAALKYHVFDHPTFTMPQLIAMLDRNFAGDEAARLRLLNQTPKYGNDEDYADSIMMRIFELYYGLINGRPNTRGGSYRINMLPTTCHVYFGSVIGATPDGRLAGMPLSEGISPVQGADRKGPTAVLKSAAKMDHVRTGGTLLNQKFTPSLLADEAGIDRLSHLVRSYFTLGGHHIQFNVIDAATLRHAQAHPEEHRDLIVRVAGYSDYFLDLSKALQDEIIARTEHQGF; encoded by the coding sequence ATGAACGACCGCGTTCGCCGTTTACGCGAAGCCAGTATGCAGGCCACACCGAGCCTCTCCACCGAACGGGCCGAAATCGTCACCCGCGTCTATAGCGAGGCCGGACTGCTCTCCGCTCCGATGCTCCGCGCCCGCATCTTCGAGGCCATCATGGCGGAAAAAACCATCTGCATCAATCCCGGAGAGCTCATCGTCGGCGAACGCGGACCCGCGCCCAAGGCCACCTCCACCTTTCCCGAAATCTGCTGCCACTCGCTGGAGGACCTCGAGATACTGAACAGCCGCGAGAAGGTCTTTTTCAAGGTCGATGCGGCGACCCGAGAGCGGTACCGCGACACCTTCATCCCCTTCTGGCGCGGAAAAACCCTGCGCGAAAAAATTCTCGCCAACATGAGTGAGGAATGGAAAGAGGCCTATGCGGCGGGCGTTTTCACCGAGTTCATGGAACAGCGCGGCCCCGGCCACACCGTGCTCGACGACAAGATCTATCATCGCGGGATGAACGATTTCATCGCGATAATCGACGCTCGGCTGGCAGGGCTGGATTATATACAGGATCCAACGGCCTACGACCAGGCCGAGGAACTCCGCGCCATGCGCCTATGTGCCCAATCGATCATCACCCTCGCCCAGCGTCACGCTGACCGGGCGGAGGCGCTGGCCGGGGAGGAGATCGACCCACAGCGCCGCGCGGAGCTCCAGCAGATCGCCGCGATATGCCGCAGGGTCCCTGCCGAAAAGCCGCGCACCTTTCACGAGGCCCTGCAGTATTACTGGTTCGTTCATCTCGGCGTCATCACAGAAATCAATCCCTGGGACGCTTTCAACCCGGGACGCCTCGATCAGCACCTCTACCCCTTTTACCAGAGGGAGATGGCCGCTGGTAGCCTGACCCGCGAAGCGGCGCGCGAACTGCTGCAATGCTTCTGGGTGAAATTTAACAACCAGCCGGCGCCCCCCAAGGTCGGGGTTACCGCGGCGGAGAGTTCGACCTATACCGATTTTGCTAATATCAACAGCGGCGGCCTCCGGGCTGATGGCAGCGACGGCGTCAACGAGCTCTCCTATCTCATCCTCGAGGTGATCGATGAGATGCGCCTGGTGCAGCCCAGCTCCAACATCCAGCTGAGCCGCAAGAATCCCGATGCTTTCCTCAAGCACGCCCTGCGGATCGTGCGTAAGGGCTGGGGCCAGCCCTCGCTCTTCAATGCCGATACCGTGGTGGAGGAGCTGCTGCGCCAGGGAAAATCGGTCGAGGACGCCCGTCAGGGGGGTACTTCGGGCTGTGTCGAGACCGGCGCTTTCGGCAAAGAGGCTTACATTCTCACCGGTTATTTCAATATTCCCAAAATCCTCGAACTCACCTTGCATGACGGCTTCGATCCGCGTACGCAGCGCCAGCTCGGGCCGCACAGCGGCGATCCCGCAAGCTGGAACAGTTTTGAGGATCTGATGGCCGCTTTTGAGCAGCAGATGGCCCATTTCATCGGGATCAAGCTGACCGGGAATGCCATCATCGAGCGCCTTTATGCCCTTCACATGCCGGTGCCGTTTCTCTCGATCCTGATCGATGACTGCATAGCCCGCGGCAAGGATTACAACGCCGGCGGCGCCCGTTATAACACCAGTTACATCCAGGGAGTCGGCATCGGCACCATCAGCGACAGTCTGGCGGCGCTCAAATACCACGTATTCGACCACCCTACATTCACCATGCCGCAATTGATCGCCATGCTGGATCGGAATTTCGCGGGCGACGAGGCGGCGCGGCTGCGGCTGCTCAACCAGACGCCCAAATATGGGAACGACGAGGATTATGCCGACAGCATCATGATGCGGATTTTTGAACTCTATTATGGTCTTATTAACGGGCGGCCCAACACCCGCGGCGGTTCCTACCGCATCAACATGCTGCCAACCACCTGTCACGTCTATTTCGGTTCGGTCATCGGCGCTACGCCGGACGGCCGCCTGGCAGGAATGCCGCTGAGCGAGGGGATTTCGCCCGTGCAGGGTGCAGACCGCAAGGGCCCGACTGCGGTGCTGAAATCCGCAGCCAAGATGGACCATGTGCGCACCGGCGGCACCCTGCTCAACCAGAAATTCACCCCCTCCCTGCTCGCTGATGAGGCGGGGATCGACCGTCTCAGCCATCTGGTCCGCAGCTATTTCACCCTGGGCGGCCATCATATCCAGTTCAATGTGATCGATGCCGCGACCCTGCGGCATGCCCAAGCACATCCCGAAGAGCATCGTGATCTGATCGTCCGCGTCGCCGGTTACAGCGACTACTTTCTCGACTTGAGCAAAGCGCTCCAGGACGAGATCATTGCCCGTACCGAGCATCAAGGATTTTGA